One window from the genome of Aquificaceae bacterium encodes:
- the selB gene encoding selenocysteine-specific translation elongation factor translates to MRYFPLGIAGHVDHGKTSLVRALTSIDTDRLPEEKRRGMSIDIGFAFLDFPEKSLRVEIIDLPGHERFIKNAICGLAPVWGLLLLVDSGEGVMPQTVEHTRLAKSFGIEDVLLVLTKADRVDEETLELAREEALQMLNREGVRVSGVFPLSAVTGYGLEELKSGILEYAERNFRDKEGELFRFLVDSAFSVKGYGTVLRGSCISGRVLEGDILTLEPLGKTCRVRRMQNHGVFVKEGRAGERLALNIPELEPHEVERGCFLVKGIKSSKKLLVRLKGNPPRGLGYAFFGMREVPVYVSGISEDVCIFRLSEPVPAVRGDRGPLLNSSGELVGGYEVLHPFPVRVSKRFIRENLSLLQSEPLEYLLLESGLKGLSLKEVFSFYGKPLQPPRAPEVEGRFYHQEVLALLTKRLKELLREKGGVISLSEAVSRLKTSEGLLEFILKNVKDIRLIEGYVVDAKASGPEELEGYRRLIELLSEGIREEKELEPYREYLSLAVRKGRVYSLGDYLYVSKELFEEYVKRLRAVGREFTLQEAKEVLGFTRKYLIPLLEHMDRLGITRREGERRVFLR, encoded by the coding sequence ATGAGATACTTCCCCCTTGGCATCGCCGGGCACGTGGACCATGGCAAGACCTCCCTTGTGAGAGCCCTCACTTCCATAGACACGGACAGGCTACCGGAGGAAAAGAGAAGGGGCATGAGCATAGACATAGGCTTTGCCTTTCTGGACTTTCCAGAGAAGAGCCTGAGGGTGGAGATAATAGACCTGCCTGGGCATGAGAGGTTCATAAAAAACGCCATATGCGGTCTTGCTCCCGTGTGGGGGCTTCTGCTCCTTGTGGATTCAGGGGAAGGTGTTATGCCCCAGACGGTGGAGCACACAAGGCTTGCAAAGAGCTTTGGTATAGAGGATGTGCTCCTTGTGCTTACAAAGGCTGACAGGGTGGACGAAGAAACCCTCGAGCTGGCAAGGGAAGAAGCCCTTCAGATGCTGAACCGTGAAGGTGTAAGGGTTTCCGGTGTTTTTCCCCTTTCCGCCGTCACCGGCTACGGGCTTGAAGAGCTCAAAAGTGGTATCCTTGAGTATGCGGAGAGAAACTTCAGAGACAAAGAAGGGGAGCTCTTCAGGTTTCTGGTGGATTCTGCCTTCAGCGTGAAGGGCTACGGGACCGTTTTGAGGGGGAGCTGTATATCTGGCAGGGTTCTGGAGGGTGATATTCTTACCCTTGAGCCTCTGGGAAAGACATGCAGGGTAAGGAGGATGCAGAACCACGGAGTGTTTGTAAAAGAGGGCAGGGCGGGCGAGAGGCTTGCCCTTAACATTCCAGAGCTGGAGCCTCATGAGGTGGAGAGGGGATGCTTCCTGGTAAAGGGTATAAAGAGCTCAAAAAAGCTTCTGGTAAGGCTAAAGGGCAACCCGCCCAGAGGTCTGGGCTATGCCTTCTTCGGTATGAGGGAGGTCCCCGTCTACGTAAGTGGTATCTCTGAGGATGTGTGTATCTTCAGGCTCTCTGAGCCCGTGCCTGCAGTGAGGGGAGACAGGGGACCTCTTCTTAACTCTTCTGGTGAGCTGGTGGGAGGCTATGAAGTGCTCCATCCCTTTCCTGTGAGAGTTTCAAAGAGGTTTATCAGAGAAAACCTCTCCCTTCTCCAGAGTGAGCCACTTGAGTATCTACTTTTAGAGAGTGGTCTGAAGGGATTGAGCCTTAAGGAGGTATTTTCCTTTTATGGAAAGCCCCTTCAGCCCCCAAGGGCTCCTGAGGTTGAGGGAAGGTTCTACCATCAGGAGGTGCTTGCACTACTTACCAAAAGACTTAAGGAGCTTCTCAGAGAGAAAGGTGGAGTTATTTCCCTTTCGGAGGCGGTGTCAAGGCTGAAGACCTCGGAGGGTTTGCTTGAGTTCATTTTGAAAAACGTAAAGGATATCAGGCTGATTGAGGGCTATGTGGTGGATGCAAAAGCTTCAGGACCGGAGGAGCTTGAGGGCTACAGAAGGCTCATAGAGCTTCTTTCGGAGGGCATAAGGGAAGAGAAAGAGCTTGAACCCTACAGGGAGTATCTATCTCTTGCAGTAAGAAAGGGTAGAGTCTACAGCCTTGGAGACTATCTTTATGTATCAAAAGAGCTCTTTGAGGAATACGTGAAAAGGCTAAGGGCTGTAGGTAGAGAGTTTACCCTGCAGGAGGCAAAGGAGGTTCTGGGTTTTACAAGAAAATACCTCATACCTCTGCTGGAACACATGGACAGGCTTGGCATAACAAGAAGAGAAGGAGAAAGGAGGGTCTTTCTGAGATGA
- a CDS encoding rubrerythrin family protein, producing MSKSLQGTKTLENLKHAFAGESQANRRYLYFARKADIEGYPDIANIFRETAEGETGHAFGHIEFMEKYGGGDPATDMPIGTMEQNLEAAIAGETYEYTEMYPGFARVAREEGFDDIAEWFETLARAEKSHAGRFQKALESLKG from the coding sequence ATGAGCAAGAGCCTGCAAGGCACAAAAACTCTTGAGAACCTCAAGCATGCCTTTGCCGGGGAATCCCAGGCAAACAGAAGGTATCTCTACTTTGCCAGAAAGGCGGACATTGAGGGATACCCAGACATAGCCAACATCTTCAGAGAAACAGCAGAGGGCGAGACAGGTCACGCCTTTGGCCACATTGAGTTCATGGAAAAGTATGGTGGCGGAGACCCTGCTACCGACATGCCCATAGGCACCATGGAGCAGAACCTTGAGGCTGCCATAGCCGGCGAGACCTACGAATACACAGAGATGTATCCCGGCTTTGCAAGGGTTGCAAGAGAAGAGGGATTTGACGACATAGCGGAGTGGTTTGAGACCCTGGCAAGGGCAGAAAAGTCCCACGCAGGAAGGTTCCAGAAGGCTCTGGAGTCCCTGAAGGGATAA
- a CDS encoding nucleotidyltransferase domain-containing protein, with product MERAQILSLIGIAIEEVLQKDCLVVFYGSVLSERFSRSSDVDVGIFCKDQIEGKEYMRLLSRLEELPLLRDVELIDLWRVKSAEFLDKIIQEGYFWKSSKELMTLLRRRLEDLKKRACSVSSYT from the coding sequence GTGGAAAGGGCTCAAATTCTCTCTCTGATTGGTATTGCGATAGAGGAAGTTCTGCAAAAAGATTGCCTTGTAGTTTTTTACGGTTCCGTGCTCAGTGAGAGGTTCAGCAGGAGCTCCGATGTGGATGTGGGCATATTCTGCAAAGACCAGATAGAAGGAAAGGAATACATGAGGCTTCTCTCCCGTCTTGAAGAGCTCCCACTTCTGAGGGATGTAGAGCTCATTGACCTCTGGAGGGTTAAATCTGCTGAGTTTCTGGATAAAATAATTCAGGAGGGCTATTTTTGGAAAAGCTCAAAAGAGCTTATGACGCTTTTGAGAAGGCGTTTAGAAGATTTGAAAAAGAGAGCTTGCTCGGTGAGCTCATATACCTGA
- a CDS encoding anaerobic glycerol-3-phosphate dehydrogenase subunit C, producing MQEFALGGVKDFEFNIKDPNFLNEQALWEEAKRVYSKCKDCRMCVTYCPSFPALFDAVDRHEDDIEKLSKDELALPLELCFHCKQCYFKCPYTPPHEWRIDFPHLSLRYKVWKFKNKGAKLTDKLMLNTDLVGKLSVPFAPIVNRVNNIPAFRVIMEGVMGVDRRAKLPPINSETFTSWFRKNRKPVKGENGKVALFYTCLLNYNYLERGKALLKVFEKNDIYVELPEQQCCGIPFFDIGDIDSATERARYNVQRLKPYVDAGFDIVVPVPTCALQIKYEYPLLLPDDPDVKAVSEKVYDVHEYLFKLHQEKKFNRDFKVSVGSIAYHIPCHLKSLNVGYRALALMRLIPNTKVQLIERCSGHDGTFGVRKETFDMSIKVGSKLFEDMKNSSADLYVSDCPLSGNHIELMTGKRVYHPLEVLAMAYGED from the coding sequence ATGCAAGAGTTTGCCCTCGGTGGAGTAAAGGATTTTGAGTTCAACATAAAAGACCCCAACTTCCTCAACGAACAGGCTCTATGGGAAGAGGCAAAGAGGGTTTATTCCAAGTGCAAAGACTGCAGGATGTGCGTCACTTACTGTCCCTCGTTCCCCGCTCTCTTTGATGCGGTGGACAGACACGAGGATGACATAGAAAAGCTCTCAAAGGATGAGCTTGCCCTTCCCTTAGAGCTCTGTTTTCACTGCAAGCAGTGCTACTTTAAGTGTCCATACACGCCACCCCATGAGTGGAGGATAGACTTTCCTCACCTTTCTTTGAGGTATAAGGTGTGGAAGTTCAAAAATAAGGGGGCAAAGCTCACCGATAAGCTCATGCTAAACACGGACCTTGTGGGCAAGCTTTCAGTGCCCTTTGCACCCATAGTTAACAGAGTCAACAACATCCCCGCCTTCAGGGTAATCATGGAAGGCGTGATGGGTGTGGACAGAAGGGCGAAACTGCCACCCATAAACTCAGAGACCTTCACGAGCTGGTTCAGGAAAAACAGAAAGCCCGTGAAGGGAGAAAACGGCAAGGTGGCACTCTTTTACACATGCCTGCTCAACTACAACTACCTTGAGAGGGGAAAGGCACTTCTTAAAGTCTTTGAGAAGAACGACATTTATGTAGAGCTCCCAGAGCAGCAGTGCTGTGGCATCCCCTTCTTTGACATAGGGGACATAGATTCAGCCACCGAGAGGGCAAGGTATAATGTGCAGAGGCTAAAGCCCTATGTGGATGCAGGCTTTGACATAGTGGTTCCAGTGCCTACATGTGCATTGCAGATAAAGTATGAATACCCTCTACTTCTGCCCGATGACCCGGATGTGAAAGCTGTATCAGAGAAGGTTTACGATGTGCACGAATACCTTTTCAAGCTCCACCAGGAAAAGAAGTTCAACAGGGACTTCAAGGTCTCCGTGGGAAGCATTGCCTATCACATACCTTGCCACCTCAAATCTCTGAACGTGGGATACAGGGCTCTGGCTCTTATGAGGCTCATACCCAACACAAAGGTCCAGCTAATTGAGAGATGCTCAGGGCATGACGGCACCTTTGGGGTTAGAAAGGAGACCTTTGACATGTCCATAAAAGTTGGCTCAAAGCTCTTTGAAGACATGAAAAACTCCAGTGCAGACCTCTATGTCTCCGACTGTCCCCTCTCGGGCAACCACATAGAGCTCATGACGGGCAAAAGGGTCTACCATCCCCTTGAAGTGCTTGCTATGGCATACGGGGAGGACTAA
- a CDS encoding DUF2851 domain-containing protein, which produces MEVLRTDLERLGDIWLFQKVQRMKNLLKIAEPDEALYRELMVSLGYPKNRVQFLNLALLLPFKEIRLLKTKDLIRKALLYRAGFEENVDELPPFFDLSLRMERFQWVEKGIRPANHPRRRLEGASLFLEELAGIGAVNFFLSRIKGWKRKIENSVDASAFVRRVMELSGVGIQRRQESFFNVILPFFLALFPREVESQLRVVFELHPPLASNFLIKSFLQKYPHILPASTREHFGIIMLMKNSRGGSINTP; this is translated from the coding sequence ATGGAAGTTTTAAGGACCGACCTTGAGAGGCTGGGAGATATTTGGCTTTTTCAGAAGGTTCAGAGGATGAAAAACCTCCTGAAAATTGCAGAACCGGATGAAGCTCTTTACAGAGAGCTAATGGTATCTCTCGGGTATCCAAAAAACAGGGTCCAGTTTCTCAACCTTGCGCTCCTCCTTCCCTTCAAAGAAATCAGGCTTCTAAAGACAAAGGACCTGATAAGAAAGGCTCTCCTATACAGGGCTGGGTTTGAGGAGAATGTGGACGAACTTCCCCCCTTTTTTGACCTATCTCTGAGGATGGAGAGGTTCCAGTGGGTGGAAAAGGGAATAAGACCGGCCAACCATCCTCGCAGAAGGCTTGAGGGTGCGTCTCTTTTTCTTGAGGAGCTTGCAGGGATAGGTGCTGTTAATTTTTTCCTGAGCAGAATAAAAGGCTGGAAAAGAAAGATAGAAAATTCAGTTGATGCCTCCGCCTTTGTAAGAAGGGTAATGGAACTTTCTGGAGTTGGTATTCAGAGAAGGCAGGAATCCTTTTTCAATGTTATCCTCCCCTTCTTCCTTGCCCTCTTTCCACGGGAAGTGGAGAGCCAGCTCAGGGTGGTCTTTGAGCTCCATCCACCCCTTGCCTCCAACTTTCTCATCAAGAGTTTTCTTCAGAAATACCCCCACATCCTTCCAGCCAGCACAAGAGAACACTTTGGCATCATAATGCTGATGAAGAACTCCAGAGGAGGGTCTATCAATACCCCTTGA